The SAR324 cluster bacterium region AGGTGTTTCCTTCATGAAATCATGAAATTTGGAGCTACGTATGTCAGCAGAAACAATCTTGATGAATGGACAACTGGTGGAATATTTACGAAAAAATTCTGTGAGAGAGCCAGAGGTGTTAATAGAGCTTCGTGAAGAAACACAGAAACTACCCAATTCAGGAATGCAAATCTCTCCAGAGCAGGGCCAGCTGATGTCAATGCTGGTCAAGCTGGTCAATGCACGGAAGATTGTTGAGATTGGAACCTTCACAGGGTACAGTTCCACAGTTATGGCTATAGCGATGCCTGAAGAGGGTAAGTTGATCGCTTTCGACATTAGTGAAGAGTATACTCGAACAGCACGTATATTTTGGAAGAAAGCCGGTGTGGATCAGCGGATCAAACTAGTTCTGGGTAATGCTAAGGAGAGCTTAAAAAACTTTTTGCAGGCGGGTGGACAGGAAAGCGTTGACCTAGCCTTTATTGACGCTGACAAGACATCGTACAAAGAGTATTATGAATATTGTCTGCAATTAGTTCGGCCCGGTGGGTTGATTTTGGTAGACAACGTCTTGTGGAGCGGCCAAGTAGCTGATGCTTCGAATCATGATAAGGACACAGAAGCCCTACGAATATTCAATGCAGCTTTGTCCAGTGATCAACGTGTTGATCTATGTATGGTTCCAATTGGAGATGGACTGACTATCGCTCGAAAACGTTGAAGAACTATCAACCTA contains the following coding sequences:
- a CDS encoding class I SAM-dependent methyltransferase; the protein is MSAETILMNGQLVEYLRKNSVREPEVLIELREETQKLPNSGMQISPEQGQLMSMLVKLVNARKIVEIGTFTGYSSTVMAIAMPEEGKLIAFDISEEYTRTARIFWKKAGVDQRIKLVLGNAKESLKNFLQAGGQESVDLAFIDADKTSYKEYYEYCLQLVRPGGLILVDNVLWSGQVADASNHDKDTEALRIFNAALSSDQRVDLCMVPIGDGLTIARKR